A single genomic interval of Camelina sativa cultivar DH55 chromosome 11, Cs, whole genome shotgun sequence harbors:
- the LOC109127510 gene encoding uncharacterized protein LOC109127510 — MWSLIEGNPIRFSLHEFSDITGLNCEKIDEEDRVDVDHKELWVQMKVDSRVGPNWKELTDVLRECRTWGEPIRKMIGLLFVLHVGILGISRTSRIPLDYAKRVLNTDAFARFPWGRVSFKRLIDSIKVVSYENTSYVVHGCAHVLLIWAFESVRELGKDFGSKNGGDDVPLLRWDAGRTKGNIGDFLFS; from the coding sequence ATGTGGTCGCTAATAGAAGGTAATCCAATAAGGTTCTCGTTACATGAGTTTAGTGATATCACCGGCCTGAACTGTGAGAAAATTGATGAGGAAGACAGAGTGGATGTTGATCACAAAGAGTTGTGGGTCCAGATGAAGGTAGATTCAAGGGTGGGACCAAATTGGAAAGAGTTGACTGACGTATTGAGGGAATGTAGGACATGGGGTGAGCCGATTAGGAAAATGATTGGGCTATTGTTTGTGTTGCATGTCGGAATTTTAGGGATTTCGCGGACTAGTAGGATCCCTTTGGATTATGCGAAACGTGTACTCAATACGGATGCGTTTGCGAGGTTTCCATGGGGTCGAGTAAGTTTCAAGCGATTAATAGACTCCATAAAAGTCGTGTCTTATGAGAACACCTCATATGTGGTTCATGGATGTGCCCATGTTCTTCTGATATGGGCTTTTGAGAGTGTGAGAGAATTAGGCAAAGACTTTGGGAGTAAAAATGGAGGTGATGATGTCCCCCTGCTTAGGTGGGATGCAGGCCGTACCAAAGGAAATATCGGGGACTTTTTATTCTCATAG